In one Paenibacillus sp. JQZ6Y-1 genomic region, the following are encoded:
- a CDS encoding GspE/PulE family protein — MKIMKKKLGDLLYENGLISQEQLNQALEEQRSSKRKLGDVLLAQGYITEQQLIEVLEFQLGIPHVNLFKYQIDSAVTQIIPESMAKRYQVLPFMKEGSKLFVAMADPLDYFAIEDLRMSTGFRIEPAISSRDELQRAIAHYYGLRDSMSQMMGELPTTEEIEETEITDESSPVVRLVNQMIQQAAHLRASDIHIDPNENDVVIRYRIDGQLRTERHLPKQMQGFITARLKIMAKLNIAERRLPQDGRIKLQVDLKMIDIRVSSLPTMHGEKIVMRLLDLSTGVKPIDQLGFNTHNADAFREMIQQPYGILLITGPTGSGKTTTLYSALNVLNVETSNIITVEDPVEYQLEGVNQVQVNPGIGLTFASGLRSILRQDPNIIMVGEIRDNETAEIAIRASLTGHLVLSTLHTNDAVSTVMRLQDMGVESYLIASSLLGIVSQRLVRRVCPDCRQHYEPTEQEAVLLQSRGIPTDRLQRGKGCGNCNHTGYRGRVAIHEVLKIDQHMREIISQEASLETIRNAAAEQQMITLMEDGLRKVGEGVTTLQEVMRETVSY, encoded by the coding sequence ATGAAGATTATGAAAAAGAAGCTGGGGGACCTGCTGTACGAAAATGGTCTGATCTCTCAGGAGCAATTGAATCAGGCATTGGAAGAACAGCGAAGTTCTAAGCGTAAGCTAGGCGATGTGCTGCTGGCACAGGGCTACATTACCGAGCAGCAGCTAATCGAGGTACTGGAATTTCAGTTAGGTATTCCGCATGTGAATCTATTCAAATATCAGATTGATTCAGCGGTCACACAGATTATTCCAGAAAGTATGGCGAAGCGTTATCAAGTGCTGCCCTTTATGAAGGAAGGCAGCAAGCTGTTCGTAGCGATGGCTGATCCACTGGACTATTTTGCGATTGAAGATTTGCGCATGAGTACGGGGTTCCGCATTGAACCGGCGATTTCGAGTCGGGATGAGCTACAGCGGGCAATTGCTCATTATTATGGACTGCGCGATTCAATGAGTCAGATGATGGGGGAACTGCCGACAACTGAGGAGATTGAGGAAACGGAAATTACCGATGAATCCTCACCAGTGGTACGGCTGGTCAATCAGATGATTCAGCAAGCAGCGCATCTGCGTGCTTCCGATATTCACATTGATCCGAATGAAAATGATGTTGTGATTCGCTATCGGATTGACGGACAGCTACGCACCGAACGTCATCTGCCAAAGCAGATGCAGGGCTTTATTACCGCCCGTTTAAAAATTATGGCGAAGCTGAATATCGCGGAACGCCGGTTGCCTCAGGATGGACGGATCAAATTGCAGGTCGATCTGAAAATGATTGATATTCGTGTTTCGTCCCTACCGACGATGCACGGTGAGAAGATCGTTATGCGTCTACTCGATCTGAGTACCGGGGTGAAGCCGATTGATCAGCTTGGCTTCAATACTCACAATGCAGACGCATTTCGCGAAATGATTCAGCAGCCGTATGGCATTTTGCTGATTACCGGTCCGACCGGTAGCGGAAAGACGACCACGCTGTACTCGGCACTGAATGTGCTGAATGTGGAGACGTCCAATATCATTACCGTCGAAGATCCGGTGGAGTACCAGTTGGAGGGAGTCAATCAGGTACAGGTCAATCCGGGGATTGGTTTAACTTTTGCATCTGGCTTACGTTCGATTTTGCGTCAGGACCCGAACATCATCATGGTGGGGGAAATTCGGGATAACGAAACGGCGGAAATCGCCATTCGTGCCTCATTGACTGGTCACCTTGTCTTATCCACACTGCATACGAATGATGCGGTGAGTACCGTGATGCGTTTGCAGGACATGGGCGTGGAATCGTATCTGATCGCCTCGTCGTTGCTTGGGATTGTGTCTCAGCGTCTCGTTCGCCGCGTATGCCCTGATTGTCGTCAGCATTACGAGCCGACGGAACAGGAAGCGGTCTTGCTGCAAAGCCGAGGCATTCCAACCGATCGATTACAACGTGGTAAAGGCTGCGGGAACTGTAACCATACCGGTTATCGCGGTCGGGTGGCGATTCATGAAGTACTGAAGATTGATCAGCATATGCGTGAAATTATTTCTCAAGAAGCATCGCTGGAAACGATTCGTAACGCTGCCGCTGAACAGCAGATGATTACGTTGATGGAAGACGGCTTACGCAAAGTAGGCGAAGGCGTAACGACCCTACAGGAAGTGATGCGTGAAACAGTCTCCTATTAA
- a CDS encoding type IV pilus twitching motility protein PilT has translation MNDTHPDIRQMLTDMVRLEASDLHLSAGSPPVMRVNGKLDARSKEPLTGEQIGQMALQLLGDDRYAHFQQTGDMDFSYAVENSARYRINIFRQKGAVSIAARRITNEIPTLEQLGLPPLLKGLTERHQGLILVTGPTGSGKSSTLAAMIGSINNRQSRHIVTLEDPIEYVHTHKRSLINQREVGSDTASFASGIRSALRQDPDVLLVGEMRDLETIAAAVTAAETGHLVLATLHTSDAPQTVDRIIDVFPAHQQGQIRIQLAAVLTAIISQRLLPTLDGMGRACATEILVNTPAIANLIRTEKTHQIRSMMQTGKQQGMHTLEMSIRDLMQYGKIDPAIGRLYVPEVSV, from the coding sequence ATGAACGATACACACCCGGATATCCGGCAGATGCTGACCGATATGGTACGATTGGAAGCTTCCGATCTGCATCTGTCCGCCGGTTCTCCGCCGGTGATGCGTGTGAACGGGAAGCTGGATGCCCGCTCCAAAGAACCGCTAACCGGTGAACAGATTGGGCAGATGGCGCTGCAACTGCTTGGCGATGACCGATACGCTCATTTTCAACAAACGGGCGATATGGACTTTTCATATGCCGTAGAGAACAGCGCACGCTACCGAATCAATATATTCCGGCAAAAGGGAGCGGTCAGCATCGCCGCTCGCCGCATTACCAATGAAATTCCGACGCTAGAGCAGCTTGGATTGCCGCCGCTGTTAAAAGGTCTGACCGAGCGTCATCAAGGCTTAATTCTCGTAACAGGTCCGACTGGTAGTGGTAAATCCTCCACTCTTGCCGCGATGATCGGTTCTATCAATAACCGTCAATCCAGACACATCGTAACACTGGAAGATCCGATTGAGTATGTGCATACGCATAAGCGTTCACTGATCAATCAGCGGGAGGTGGGGAGTGATACCGCGAGCTTTGCCAGTGGAATCCGTTCTGCGCTTCGGCAGGACCCGGATGTGCTGCTCGTCGGTGAGATGCGCGACTTGGAAACAATCGCCGCCGCCGTAACTGCTGCTGAAACGGGGCATCTGGTGCTGGCAACGCTGCATACGAGTGATGCTCCGCAGACTGTGGATCGGATCATTGATGTGTTCCCTGCCCATCAGCAAGGACAGATTCGGATTCAACTGGCAGCGGTACTCACCGCGATTATCTCGCAGCGGCTGTTGCCGACGCTGGATGGCATGGGACGGGCGTGTGCGACCGAGATTCTGGTTAACACACCGGCGATTGCCAATCTAATCCGTACCGAGAAGACGCACCAGATTCGCAGCATGATGCAAACCGGCAAGCAGCAGGGTATGCACACGCTGGAGATGAGTATTCGTGATCTGATGCAATACGGCAAGATTGATCCGGCAATCGGTCGTCTATACGTGCCGGAGGTGAGCGTCTGA
- a CDS encoding type II secretion system protein, which yields MLSTNLKAFGKKGFKALGKDEKGFTLIELLAVIVILGIIAVIAVPLIGNIINKSRTDADVNTASQVYGAARMYVINQNNGDFTSQTVTVAQMQTGNFLDATLVLPSTKKAIDATNSKVTFDANGKLASVVLVDASSPVVTKTYTAAEVLAVTKSS from the coding sequence ATGTTGAGCACAAACTTGAAAGCATTTGGTAAAAAAGGATTCAAAGCACTGGGTAAAGACGAAAAAGGATTCACACTGATTGAGCTTTTGGCAGTTATCGTTATCCTCGGCATTATCGCAGTTATCGCCGTACCGTTGATTGGTAATATCATCAATAAATCAAGAACAGATGCTGACGTAAACACCGCTTCTCAAGTGTATGGTGCCGCTCGTATGTATGTTATCAATCAAAACAATGGTGATTTCACTAGTCAAACTGTAACTGTTGCTCAAATGCAAACAGGTAACTTCTTGGATGCTACACTGGTATTGCCAAGTACTAAGAAAGCAATTGATGCGACGAACTCTAAAGTTACTTTTGATGCCAATGGTAAATTGGCTAGTGTTGTTCTAGTAGATGCAAGCTCGCCAGTAGTAACAAAAACGTATACCGCTGCGGAAGTACTTGCTGTCACTAAATCTTCTTAA
- a CDS encoding type II secretion system F family protein yields the protein MKQFQYQVRTVNGKELKGTLSASDKTAALEELRRRGLTVFSLEEKRITLLTKDIYIGNPVKTLDFIVYCRQFATLIKAGVTILDATRILAEQTESKVLRKALQDVHSRLMRGVSLSQAIQDQQKIFPRLFISMIRAGEESGDLEHTLERLAVYFEKRHVTKEKIKSALAYPVTVGILAVVVTIYLLWAIVPQFVDMFASMNAKLPTITVVVLALSKSIQHQWYIWALVLLLLIIGFVLMKRSDKGAYWIDYAKLKMPVFGMLNQKGSIAQFARTFSSLYASSVPVLQSLSIVTEVAGNRVIERYLNEASESLRKGQPLSDPLKKAWVFPPMVTQMIAIGEETGALDQMLAKVADFYEMDVENTVDRLKSLIEPLLIVFLAAVVGIIVAAIMLPMFSLYNSL from the coding sequence ATGAAGCAGTTTCAATATCAGGTTCGCACCGTCAATGGTAAGGAATTAAAAGGCACGCTGAGCGCTTCCGACAAAACGGCAGCGCTGGAGGAATTACGGCGCCGTGGCTTGACCGTATTTTCACTAGAAGAGAAGCGCATTACGCTGCTCACCAAGGACATTTATATTGGTAATCCGGTCAAAACGCTCGACTTTATCGTCTATTGTCGCCAGTTTGCCACCTTGATCAAAGCGGGCGTGACAATTCTGGATGCGACCCGTATTCTAGCGGAGCAGACGGAGAGCAAGGTGCTACGCAAAGCGTTGCAGGATGTACACTCAAGGCTAATGCGCGGGGTGTCGCTATCGCAAGCAATTCAGGATCAGCAAAAGATTTTTCCACGTCTCTTTATCAGCATGATCCGCGCGGGCGAAGAGTCCGGCGATCTGGAACATACGCTGGAGCGACTAGCCGTTTATTTTGAAAAGCGACATGTCACCAAAGAGAAGATCAAATCCGCACTCGCTTATCCGGTGACCGTCGGTATTCTAGCGGTAGTAGTTACAATCTATCTGTTGTGGGCGATTGTGCCACAGTTTGTCGATATGTTCGCTTCCATGAATGCCAAGCTGCCGACGATTACCGTCGTCGTGTTGGCACTCAGTAAAAGTATTCAGCATCAATGGTACATCTGGGCACTTGTTCTACTATTGTTGATTATCGGCTTTGTGCTGATGAAGCGTTCGGACAAAGGTGCTTACTGGATCGATTATGCCAAACTGAAAATGCCAGTCTTCGGCATGCTAAATCAGAAAGGCTCGATCGCTCAGTTTGCCCGTACCTTCTCGTCCCTCTATGCCAGCTCAGTTCCCGTATTGCAATCGCTATCGATTGTGACGGAGGTAGCAGGGAATCGCGTGATTGAGCGGTATTTGAACGAAGCCAGTGAATCGCTGCGCAAAGGACAACCGCTGTCCGATCCGCTTAAAAAGGCATGGGTATTCCCGCCGATGGTCACACAAATGATCGCTATCGGCGAAGAAACCGGTGCACTGGATCAGATGCTTGCCAAAGTCGCTGACTTTTACGAGATGGATGTGGAAAATACCGTTGACCGTCTCAAATCACTGATTGAACCGTTGTTGATTGTCTTTCTGGCAGCCGTCGTAGGCATTATCGTTGCAGCCATTATGCTGCCGATGTTTAGCCTTTATAACTCGCTATAA